The DNA segment TCATCACCTCTATTAGTATTACCAAATTGGCTCGGAGAATTTAACTGATTAATTTCTGATAAAAATCTTGCTTGTAAATTATTAACTAATAACTGTGAACTAGCTTCCCAGATAGCTGCTGGTGGTTGTTTGCGTGACCAAGTAAGCATGAGGCTCATAGTTTCACCCACAAAGCGGCGGACTGTTTCTGGATGTCGCTCTGAACTTGGTTTGGGGTCTGCTGTAATGGCATTTCCATCAATAAGTTGTACCAAGCTTTGGGGTGTTAATTGACGATTTAATTGCTGTAACATCGACCCGTGGAACATCAGCAACAGTAAAGTAAACAGGTTTAACCCAAATGTCCCCACAGCGAACAGGGGTAAAATACTAGTTTTTTTATTTTCTGGTTTAAGTAGCTGCATAAAGTTGGGGACTAATCAATTCAAAATTCGTCTTGAAAAGTTTCCTACGGCGGGAAACCCGCCTACAGAACTTTTCGCAAAATTCAAAATTCAAAATTATAGTGACTTTGAGATGGTGAGGAAAAAATCAATAGCCTCTAGCCTATGTCCTACGTACCTCTGGGTAAATTATCTAATAAAGCTGCCAGCTTCGCAGGGATAGGCTGCGCTTGGATTTGTGTTTTTATAGTCATCTAATAAACATAAATTGCGGATTTCATAAATTTCTAATTTGTCAGTGCGACTACTATAAATTGCTTTTTGTAGGTCGGTGCTATTTTCGGCTAAGGGATAAGGAAAATAGTCTACTGCACGTACTAATAAATCTTTATTGAAAGGAGTAATTGTTTTTCTGTTATCGCTACCTTTGGTTTGAATCAGGTCAGCTACCATCCCCACCCGCCAGGTTCCGGGTGCGATCGCCACTGGGGGGTAAACTCGTTTAATGGTTAATTGTGCTGACATAGCTTGAGTAGGATTGCTGGCAAAAACTTCTGGTGGAGTCATATCAGCGATCGCACTTAAGAAACCTTTGCGAAAATCCTCTGATAAGGCGAAACTCGCTACCCAACTACTAGTGCTGACTCGCTGGCTACCTCCTTGCGCCGTTCTAATCAATATTCCTGGGTCTGGTTGGGGTTTGGCGATGTCTTCCGCGTTTTGTGGTGGTAGAGTTCCCGACCAATTAAACATGGATATCATCGTTTTACTAACAAATTGGCGAATCACAAAGGGATCTCTGGCTAAATCGTCCGTAACGCCTGCTGGCTTACCATCAATTGTCTGCACAAAATTGGGGGGTTTGCGGATACTCAATTGGCGAATATTTAAGCCTTGGATGAGAAATATAACTAATACTAATAAGTGCAAACTAAAGGTGGCGATCGCAAATGTCGTCAGAATACTAACTGTTTGTTTTTTCTGTTGCAAAAAATTGACCATTTTCCCCACCCAATTTATATAAAAATTCTATTTAATGTTAGAAGCTTAAACCCTACTATTCCCAATTACCCATTACCCATTACCAATTCTAGATTCTGTCTCTAACGATAGTTGCTGCATTACTAATACCATTAAATACTGCTACAGCCCCCAACCCTGCCAAAACTAAAGATAATAGTGGTGCTAAAACTCCTAAGAAAATCATAAACCACATCAAATCTGGATTAGCATTCGGGTCTTGTGCGGGGCCGTTGACAATTACAGAGGCGGTGATAATAGCAATAATATTGAAGGAAAGTTTGGCAATTCCTGCTGATAAAAACCCAGTTAACCATAGAAAAATCGGTTTACCAGCTACAGGAAGTAAGGAACTACCTACCGCTAGCGGCCCTAAGACTGCTATGAGTAACATAGTTGCTTCTATGAGATTTTGAAAAGCATATTGCAAGGAAACCAGAAAGTTTTTAATACTAGTTTGGACTGTATTGCCTATCAAAGCACTAAAGTTAGTTTCCGATATATTGCCTGTACCAAATCTGATTTGGTTAACTTGAGTTTCTAGCCTAACTATCCAAGGTTTATTCCCATATAAATTTCTATATTCTCTCCAGAGATTATCTATTTTTTCACTAGCTTTAGTAAAGCATTGAGTTTGTTGTTCACCAGTTAAAGATTGACAAGGACGAAGTAGTGAACCAGCTACTTCTTCAGCAATACTCATGTTTAATGCTTGCTGATAAACTAGGTCAGCATCTGCGGTGGTAACCACTTGCTGATTGACAGTATTGATAAAATTTCTGACACCTAATGTCAAAGTAGAAAGAAGACTACCATTACCTGAATTGCTTAACAGCACAACTACAATAAAAGGCCAAACAAGAGCCGATATTGGACGGGAGTATTCGCTGTGAATCATATCATTAAACCACTGGAGGACAAAGAATAATAAGGTTCCGACAGCAAAGAATATTCCTAGTTTTGTTAAGGCTCCATATAAGTTATCATTGGTATTATTTTGTAATAAATCTAGCCATTGATTGTCCCAACCTTCTGTGATACTACGAGCCGTTGCCATACCGCTATTCAAGGTATCAGTAACGCCAATATCAGCTAGGAGCGTGTAAATCGGGAGTTTAATCATAATATTTATACAACTATATTCTCTATGTCTTTATGGCAGAAAATAATGACAAGAGAAAAATAGATAAAGTAGTAGTTTAATTTTCATTTTTTCGCCCAAATAAATCGATTTGAGCGGTAGTTCTCAACAGCCTCGCTGCTTCTGTGGATGTGTCTACTCGCCGCGCCCGATTTGCTTCTTCCATCTGCTGAGAAATATTTGCCAGATTTAAATTAGAGTATTGTAAAGACTGATTTGCTAACACAGTTTGATATAAGTTTTCACTGATAATTTTTGATTGTTCAGTTTGAATTTTAATACTTTGCACTTGTAAGTCAGCTTGACTTTGAGCCGCATTCAGTGCTGGATTTGCAGCAGCCTCAGCAGTCTTAACGGCTGCCTGGAGAATGCTAGCTAAACCTGATTGGATTTGATCAGTTAAAGCAGAATATTCCTCAATTTTGGTGATACTTGTTTCTGTATCTTCCAATTTTGCTTTCATTCTTCTTTGTCCATTTTTACCCAGTGTTCCTTCTACCGAACTCCGGGTGAGGTAACGATTAATTTCATTTGTCACTGAGTTGGAACGTATCGCTTGATTATTTTCAAATTTGTCAGGTCGAGAATTAAAAAAGATGATGTCTTTGCGAACCTGCTCACCAGCTGCAATAGGATTGGGTATATTCAAATCACCTGTTGCACCATTGAGAGCATTTTGACTGCTAGTTTCTAGAGGTTTTAAAGTTTCACTCAAGTTATATTTCAAATAGTTTTGCAAATCTGTGGAGTAGAATTGAAATTCAGTCCAAACTCTTCCTAGTTGTGCTGTAGCTGGCGCTATCAACAATCCCAGTAATCCCAATGTGAATAAAATAGTTTTTTTCATTGCCATCACCGTTCGTATTTTTTGATTAACTACTACGCAAACTAGCTACTAATTGACGGGCAAATACTGATATTGCTTCATATTTATTCCTGTAATCTTGCATTGCTTGTTGACGTGCTGTTTGCTCGTTGGGATTATTAGCAACTACTGCCAATTGTTCATAGCCTGGATAATAACGACAGAAGGTATGAATGCCGTTATCATCTAATAGCCATTGGCTATAAACACCTTCTTTGCGGGGGAAAAAACTTTCTGAGGCGTTACGTGCAATAATTTCTCTGGGATATTTGAGGATGCTAACGAAACTATCTACGGCAACTGGTTGGATACGACCAATTAATCTTGTGGTCAAGTTTTGTAAAATTTTGGATGAGGCTTTAGATTTGGCGATGGTGTCTGGGTCTTGTGCGGATAAAATAACCCTAATCCCTGCTTTAGCGCCGTTTGCACACATCCTACCCACTAAATCAGATATTTGATCAAATTCAAATAAAATCGGTGCTTCATCAATAAAGAATATGGAGGCTGGACTACTTAAGGCGCGGCGTAAGGCGGCTGAATAAGCACTTAAGGATAGTACGGCTGCATCTTCGTTATCGGAGAGGTTGCGTAGTGCAAATACCAAAAGTTGTGCGTCTGTAGGAAAGCTAGAGGGTGCAGATATGGCTTGTCCTACCCGACTGGAAAGCCAAAAGCGTAAGCGTAGATGAATTTGACTGAGTGCGTCTTCAACTCGGCCACTGACGGAATCTAGTTGCAGATGTTCTGGGGAACAAAAATGTAGAAAGTCGTGGAGAGTAGGGGTTTTTTGCCAGGCTGGAGTACCAAATCCACCAGCGATCGCCATTTTATATCTTTCTTGTATCCCTTGATCAGCGAAGAAGGCGCTTAAAGCCAAATTGAGTAGGGAACGGACGGTTTGTGTTAATAGTTGGTTGTCGTTGGATGAGCCTAACACCATTGTCATGAGGGCTGATTCCAAAAAGCCCGTATAATCGAGTAAGCGATCGCGTTGTTGTTCAGGATCGAGCGATCGTAAATCTGGTTGCTCAAATAAGTTATTTGATTGTCTAGAAATATCGAAATATGCCCCATTCCCTTCCATAAAATGGGCATAGTCGGTAAAGGTAGATGTCCCATCAGGTTTAGGAAAATCTAAGGCGACTACGGGAATCCCATGCGCCAAAGCCTGGGTTAAAATTCCTGACACCAACACTGATTTACCTGCGCGGGTAGTCGCAAACAAGGCTAAATTCTTGTGTTGGTTGAATAAATCTAACTGTACTGGTGTACCGCCTTCTTCGGCGATTAATTCAAAGCCGTGTTTATCACCAGCTTTGGTAATCACTAAAGGCATTAAACCAGGTACTTCACTAGTTAAATATAACTGGCGACGGTTGAAGGGTTTGACTAATAAACCTTCCCAAACTATGGGTAAAGATTGTAGCCAAATCTTCCAAGCATATTCAGTTTCTCTCACCACCCGCGCCGGACGTTGAAAGCAGTTTTCAATATACCGTGTGGCTTCATCTAATTTTTCAACGGTGGGACGATGGACAAAAATAGCCAACCCTGTGTAAATTGGTACGGCTCCTTCAAATAATTGTTCTTGGGCTGCGACGGATTTTCTTAATTTCAATTGAGCGTTAACATCAATCGTTTTGCTCTTTTCCTGGGCTAACATAGCCGTCATGTTCGACTGTTTCAACACTCTTTGCAGAGTAGTCTTTACCAAAGCTGGATTCGCCGCCGTCAGTTGACACACAATTTCTGTATCTACTATCGATTCCCTCGCTAGGAGTTCCCATAGATAACGCAGTTGGGCAAATTTATTCGGCCAACCCCCTGGTTTTTCTAGAAAAGTCATCGCCCCAATGTAATTATTATTCACATTGACCCAACGGCGATCGGCACAAGGTACACCAGACTCCATCAACAGTGTCGTACTATGAACATTTTCTATTAATAGTTGCGTACTAGATAAGTCAGAATGAGCTTGTTCATACAGTCCATTTTCATCTAGGGTTACTAATTGGGGAATTTCGATTGGTTGGGTATCATTAAACCTTCTCCAAACGTTTTCCCAAAGTTCCACCGCATTTAAAGGTTTAATATCTAAACCCATTTTGTTAGATAAAAGTTGCTCCCAACGACAAAATCCCTGTTGGTAAGCCTTAGCAATCACACTTTCGATTCGTTGGTTTTCAACTTCTGCAATATCACCTTTGAACTTTAACCACCATCCTTCTGCTTTTCCTAACAGCTTTTCAATCCAATCGTTGGCGTTGGTGGAACTCGGTTCAATTGTATAAGTAACGTATATTTTCAGAAATTTTGGCTTACGAATTCCCGCAGCAGTGAGTTCTTGCGCCCTAGCTCTCTCCGCCATCAACAAATATTTAATATCTCTTGAGGGAGTGCGCCTAATCAGGTCTGTTAATTCTATTTGCCGTTGTTGGTCTGAACTAAAAGACCCCATGTGCAGTGTCATTCTTTCCCCTTCGGGAATGTCCTTTAATCCAGATTCAATGTTATTAAAGATTGTGTCTATTTGTTCTTTTCTTAAAGTGGTGTGGATGCCTTTGCATTCAAACCCAAAAACAAAGCAAAATTTATCCTTTTGAGTTCCTTTTGTTAAAATATAAGCGCCAACATCACGACCATCCAACGCAATGCGTAGCATGGTTGACAAATGTAACGCATCTTCAAATGGCGTTAATCTACTTTCTTGTCCGGCGAGACCGATGCTTTGTTTTCCGATTTTTTGCTTCATAGTTAACTTCTAGCAAGCTGTAATAACGAGCAAAGCCTCTTGTCCAAGTGGGAACCCCCATAAACTTACTTAAAAAGCGCCAGCTTCTACCACCCGATAATATCCACCAAGTGGCCATTCCCCAACCAGCAATGAGAAAAGTCCACAACCATCGTTGAAAGTCATCTGGGAAAACACCCCCAAAAATTCCATTGATGATGAAGTAAGCAGATAGACAAATAATTGTCCAAGGAAATATTTGATCGGCAGGAATTGGCCCTAGTGAGGGCTGAGAGCCTAAAATTTGATTGACTGGGCGAAATTCTTGTTGCCGTTCCTCAGACATAAACAATCCGTAAATATTTAAGCCATCATCTACTTACTAGTATCACCTATGACAAATCCTGTTAAAACATCTGCAATAGTGACAGCAATTACAACTAACAGAGGAGTCCTGGCAATACTTTGCCAATCCTCATCTTTACGTACTGCATTGATTACGCCAATGAGAGATACTGCAATATACAGTAAGAATATTCCCCGTAATACGTTAAAAATTAAACTTACTGCTGGTTGCGTATTAGTATTATTTGTAGTTCCTTGGGTTAATGTATTTTTGAAAAAACTTTCTGCCTTGCCAAAGAATTGTGCCTGTGCCGGAAAGGCGAAATAATCTAACCAAAATAAACTGAAAATGACTGCTACTGCTGATATTTGGCATACAATAAGCCACCGTTTTGGTAAATGCAATTGTTGTCCAATCTGTTGAATTATTATAGCGGTTAAACTACCAAACAGTAAGCAAAAAAGGAGTAAGGGGCTTTTTAAGCTGATAACGCTTAAAAATACTGCACAAGCTAATAAAAATGGGGCTGATTCAACCAAGTTTATCCACACTGCTTTTAAAGTCGATTTGAATTTATCCCCAGGTTGTGTTACCTTTCTTGCTAAACTTTGACCTTCTTTTTGGACGTTAACACTCTGTCTAGGCATTTACCAATTTCCTTGCTATTTATTAAAATTTTTTGTTGGTAATATTGTTTAAACTTTGATAATTTATCATGCAATAACGCCCTTTGTTCAACAAGTTATTGATTCTAATTACAATACCTATCCATGATATTACATATTGTTAAAATTGAGTTAATGCAATCTTAACATTATGTTAAATCAAGATTGGCAACTGCACATATCGCATGGCTGTAGGGTTGTCATATTCGCTTAAAGGTATTGATAGACAAGGTTTCAAAGATGTTTACTTAAAGCTTGCTTAATCTCCATAAAGAGAACTTAATTTTGTTGTAGATATCCAGCAATTTTCAATAACATTTTGAAGAATTGGCGAAAAATGCTATGCTTAACCAAAGAAATTATTTAATTTTTTAAAATCTTCAATTGAACTTATTACTCCACTTAAAAGTGATTTTAGCTATAATAATAGCTCCTATGGTGTTTTGACTATGGGTTAAGCAACTATCATTTGCCACGCCCCTGATAAATAAAGCCTAGTAGACGTGAGTGACTCCATCTCTCAAATGCACATCAAAAATTTTGTCATCAATAGCTAGTTATTAAACCACAAATGATCGCCTGTTTAACAACCTTTGCACTAGGTTAATAGATAGGTAGGTAAATGTCCAGCGTAAAACTCTCCAATTCGCTGGCTGTTGTCCGTATAGTTGTATTGGCTAGTCGATTCAAAAATTTGTCTATTCTCATCAATGATGAACAATCAGAACCGTTTACAGATGATTTTGGCTGATACGCCTGTGAGTCAAGTATTATCTGCAATGACTTCTAGTCGGTTAGAGACTATCAGCCAGGTGAATCTACCCAACTGGTGGTTAGCTGGGGGTGCAGTGCGAAACACTGTTTGGCGTTCCATCTTTGGAAACAACTGTAAGTTATTTATTAAAGATTTTGATATTGCCTTTTTTGATGAAGCCGGAAACCGAGAGCAGGAATTAGCAGCCGAGAATTACCTTACAGAAAAATGCCCTAATTATCTGTTTGATGTAAAAAATCAAGCTAGTTTTGCTCGATGGCGCACGAGTGAACGTCCCTACACCAGCACAGAAGAGGGAATAGAAAATTGGCTACATACGGCTACGGCTGTAGGTGTACGATTAAATTTACAAGGGCAGTGGGAATTTTTTACACCCTACGGTTTAGATGATTTATTCGCTGGTATTATTCGACCGACACCAACCCACGTTCATAATCCAGATGCTCACAATAAAGCAGCCAATTTTTTATCAATGTGTCCTTGTCTACGGTTAGCTGATTAATTTAACACTTGACACATAGATGAGAAATCATGAGCTTGCTTAGTAAACCTATGATATAGGACTCATACTTGATTTTTAGAAATAACTTGTGCATTATTTCCAGCACCAATCTAATATAAGAAAAACTAGATTAAATAACGAACAAATAGAACAAACTAATAGAACTTAGGGGTTAATATGATTGTTTTTCTTCTCCCCATTAGCTTATCCTAAAGTAATGTCTAGAAAAATCATTATTACAAAGCCAACCATTACGCCAATGGTTCCTTCTTTCTCTAAACCTTGGCGATGAGATTCAGGAATAATTTCATCACTAATTACAAACAACATTGCTCCTGCGGCAAATGCCATCGCCCACGGTAAGATATGATTCGCTACACTTACTACAGCTACGCCCACTAAAGCCCCGATGGGTTCCACTAAACCCGTAAGTAGGGAAATCCATATTGCATAAATAGGCGAATATTTCTCTGTAACTAAAGATAAAGCAACTACTAAACCTTCAGGAATATTTTGCAGGGCAATTCCTAAAGCGATGGGAATACCATTATTGATATCATTATTGCCAAAGTTAACACCAACAGCTAATCCTTCAGGGAAGTTATGAATAGTTATAGCGGCGATAAATAACCAAATGCGCTTGAGTTTCTGACCACGACAGTTTTCTTTTCCCTTGAAAAAATGTTCGTGGGGTAAAAACCGATGGGCTAGTTGCAGGAATAGTCCACCCAATAATACACCACCGACCATAATTAAAGCGGCATTGATGGGAGACTGACCCTGAGTAATTGCGGATTCAGTACCAGGGACTATTAAGGAAAATGATGTCGCTGCTAACATCACTCCACCACCAAACCCTAGCATAATTCCTTGCGATCGCTGCGTAAACTTTATTGGTAATAATACTGGCAAAGCACCAAGGAAAGTGGCAAGTCCTACTCCTAAACTGACAAATGCACCAATTACAAGGCTGTTCATAGTTGAGATTGTTTGTTGAGTTATTTTAATAAAGCATAGTTGAAATGACTATGACTTTCAATCAATGCTGGATATGAGTGTGTCGTGTGACTAAGGATTAGTTTAAGCAAAAAATCACTGCTTAGTGAAAATACTTAAATATACACAAAATTTTATATAAATTTTTATACAGTAAATCTCTTAAAACAATCTTAATTTCTAGGATTTTTATCTCAGGATATTGCATAAAAGAAAGATCCCAAACAAATAAGTTAATTGAGGTACATAGTTTAATTCATGCACTCTGTATTCGGAGTATTAGCTAAAATATTTAATAGAAAATCATTGATTATGAAAATTAGAAAAATCGCTTGTGCTTTAACCCTTGCTACTACCTTAATTGCAGGTATTACACTCAAGGCAAATGCTGAACAACCTCTTGGTGTAATTACCCGTAAAAGTGAAGTTGCTCCGGAAGGTGTAGCGCGTGAAATTAGAGGAACTTTTCAATTAGAAAATGTCACGAAATATCCTTTGATCATCGAATTTTCTCCTGTGAGAACAGAATCATACTTATTTAATGTAGGGGAACGCAGAATTATTCTCAAGCCTGGTGAATCGAAGGAAATAGCTTATATAGGAGGGATTTTTCAAGACGGTAAGTGGCAAATTAACTTTCAATTAAGACTACTGAGTGAACAAGGTATTCTTGCTGGTCGTCATACTGTAGATGTTTATTTCTTAGTAGAAAAAGGTAAGTATCAAGCATCTACTTATGAAAAACTATTTTTAGTACCTGATGTACGAGATTCGGTATTGGGAGACTCATTTTCTGTCAATCAAGATGATGGATCAATTCCTCGCGCACCTTTAGGAGATATTCGATATCCGGCAATGAAAGACTTGCTGAATATGCAGCGAGAGTCCATCTTGAAAATTCCTACAGAATCTTCAGGTAAAGCCGAAAGACCTACTGTTAATATCACTAATCCGACTATTCGCCAACCTAATATTCGCCAACCGATTTTATCTCCTACTCCTATTTTGAAGTCTCTGGCATCAAATAAAACTTTGTTAGCTTCTGGGACTGTACAAGCTAAGGGAGTGTTTTCTTGGAAGGGAATGGATAATCTGTTACATCCTGCATTTGGCTGGCGTGTACGCGCATGGCGGCTACAGGGTGGTAATTGGGTAAAAGTAGCAGAAGATTGGATTGAAAGTAATGGTTCTTGGAACCTTTCGTTTCCTCAACAAGCGGGTAAAGTTAAGTTTCAGTATGTGGCGTTTAATCGCTTTTTTACCCCTCAAACCTCTTCAGGAGACACTTATCGCTGGGTAGGCCCAGAAAGAAGCAGTGTAAGTTTGACCCATAACGAAGGTGGCTGGATAGCAGATACATCTGGTGGTGCAGTCCGGGGATTGGGTGAAGTTTATAAAGAAGGGATGGATCTTTGGTCTAAACTATATTGGGATGGTGGGATTAATCCAGTACGTAAAGAATCAATCAAGGTAATTTTTCCCAATACGGCTTATGACTGTGGTAATGGTAGTGGAGTACCTTGGAGTTGCGCTAACACTGGCGGTAATATTTGGCTAATTCCTTCTCATGCCAGTCGTAACGGGGTGATGCAGCATGAATTGGCTCACCAAATCAATTATGAGTATTGGGATAATAAAAGACCTGCGGGTTCTGGTGGTAGCCACACTTTAGGCGATTGTTATACACCTGGTTTAGCCATGATGGAAGGCTTCGCCAACTTTATGGTTTTCTGGACACAAGCTGCGCGTGGTGCATCTCCTGATGGTGGCTTTGATTTTGCGGTAGAAAATCCAGCTTTTGCTTGTCAGAATCCCATTAATAGAAACGAGTCTTGGACTGCGGCTACATTCTGGGATTTTCATGACACCCGCGCCGATGGTCAGGACAATTTATGGTTTAATCATCCGGGTGCAGTTCCAGGAATTTATTTGCGTGCTGGGATGAAATCTAGCATGGCAGATTTTGCAACTATCTATCGTAATGGTGCCAATGCAGAACATCGCACTATTATCGATAATATTGCTCGTCAAAACTTTATTATTCCTTAATTGGTTTTGGCTGAGATATTAACAGTAAACAGTTACCACAGCACTGTTTACTGTTGACTGATTTAGGTTTGCCGATGAACTAGAGTGGCGCTGGCCTGGTCAACAGGCATGAGGATGACTTCATTAATATTGACATGAGGCGATCGCGTGGCACAAAAAAAGATGACATCAGCAACATCCTCTGGTGTCAGTGGGTTGACTCCTTGGTAAACTTTTTTCGCCCGTTCTGTATCACCATGAAAGCGGACTTCACTAAATTCCGTTTCTACCATACCAGGGTCAACAGAAGTCACCCGTACTGGAGTACCTAACAAATCTTGTTTTAAGCCTTCGGAAATTGCCTTGACGGCAGCTTTTGTTCCACAGTAAACATTACCACCAGGATAGGTTTGATGTCCGGCGATGGAACCAAGGTTGATGACATGACCACGGCCACGATTTACCATCCCTGGAACCACATAACGAGTCAGATAAAGCAGACCTTTAACATTGGTATCAATCATCTCTTCCCAGTCTTGAAGGTCGCCTTCATGGAGCTTATCTAAACCGCGACTGAGACCAGCGTTATTAATAAGAATATCGATTGCCGACCAAGCAGGGGGTAAACTAGCAATAGCAGATTCAACACTAGGGCGATCGCGCACATCTAACTGTAATAAGTGAATCTCTACACCAAAATCTTGATTTAGTTCATCAGCCAACTGCTGCAACCTTGCCAACCGTCGCGCCGCCAAGATCAGTTTTGCACCCGCACCAGCAAAAATCCTAGCGCAAGCATTACCAATCCCACTACTTGCGCCGGTAATCAAAACAATTTGATTCTTCAGGGAAATCATAGGTTAAGAGTCAATGGTCATTAGTCAAAACTTTGACAAGCTTTGTTACCACAGTCAACAGTCAACAATCAACTACAGACTATGGACTATTGACTATTGACTCAACTACTACTATCTCACCACTTGTAAACGCTGCGTCACCATTGTCATACCATCTCCACGAAGGATAACGGCGGAAATCCAGCGATTACCTGGGGTGGATGGGGCGCGTCCAACTTTAAAGAGACCACCGGAATTGAGTAATTGCAAATCTACAGATGTGGGGTTGAGATATTTAGCAGGTTGAATTGCTTCTTCTAATGCTGTTCCCAATAGCAAATCTTCCCCTAAAGGTTCTTGGACGATCGCATCAAAATTATACTGCTGTCCAACTTTTACCTGTTGTGGTAATTTAACATCTACTTGGGGAGGCTTGTTACCAGAAGTAATTAAGGTACGTTCCGCTAGAATTTCTTGGCGAGAAATTTTTCCGCCTGTAATACGCTGACGGGATCTAATAGTGGCATTGAGAGCCAAGTTATTATTTCCTGACGCTGAACCAGTAATGTTAGTAACAGTTTCTGCGATAATGGCGTTACCTTCAGACTTCCATGACTGTAGTTGTGTGGTGTATTGCAATTTGGGGTAACGCTGCCAAAATTTTACTAAGGCTTGTTCCAGAGTTTGGCGGTTTAACCCATCCCCATGAGTGAAAGTGGGGGTATAAAACTGCAATACTCCTTTAATATCCCCTTTACTAGCCGCAGCATCAATTTGCGTCAACAGACTTTTTAATTCAGTAGGGGCGTTTTGGGTAGTTCTAGTCTGAGCTACTTCGATTGCTTGGGTAGGTTGCCAAATGTTGACAAGACCCAAGGATAAAATACACAAAATCAGCCAAATGCTACGAGGAAATCTACTTTGGCGTTTCAGTAACAAAAAAATCATCTTTGTCATAGCGAAGAGTTTACTGATGGGAGTGGAGAAGGACAGGAAATTGTTTTATCTTAGTTAAGCTAGGCGCTAAACGGTAGAGTTTGCATGGTAAACGCACCAATAAAATTACTAATAGCTGCCAGTGGGACTGGTGGACACTTGTTTCCGGCGATCGCACTGGCAGAAAAACTACCAGACTATGAGATTGAATGGCTTGGTGTTCCCAATCGCCTAGAGACTCAGCTAGTCCCTAAACAATATCCTTTGAATACTATTGCAGTCGAAGGGTTTCAGCAAGGCTTGGGAATTTCATCTTTAGTCATATTAGGTAAACTGATCGGTT comes from the Nostoc sp. PCC 7120 = FACHB-418 genome and includes:
- a CDS encoding nuclear transport factor 2 family protein; translated protein: MTKMIFLLLKRQSRFPRSIWLILCILSLGLVNIWQPTQAIEVAQTRTTQNAPTELKSLLTQIDAAASKGDIKGVLQFYTPTFTHGDGLNRQTLEQALVKFWQRYPKLQYTTQLQSWKSEGNAIIAETVTNITGSASGNNNLALNATIRSRQRITGGKISRQEILAERTLITSGNKPPQVDVKLPQQVKVGQQYNFDAIVQEPLGEDLLLGTALEEAIQPAKYLNPTSVDLQLLNSGGLFKVGRAPSTPGNRWISAVILRGDGMTMVTQRLQVVR
- a CDS encoding SDR family oxidoreductase, with product MISLKNQIVLITGASSGIGNACARIFAGAGAKLILAARRLARLQQLADELNQDFGVEIHLLQLDVRDRPSVESAIASLPPAWSAIDILINNAGLSRGLDKLHEGDLQDWEEMIDTNVKGLLYLTRYVVPGMVNRGRGHVINLGSIAGHQTYPGGNVYCGTKAAVKAISEGLKQDLLGTPVRVTSVDPGMVETEFSEVRFHGDTERAKKVYQGVNPLTPEDVADVIFFCATRSPHVNINEVILMPVDQASATLVHRQT
- a CDS encoding ZIP family metal transporter produces the protein MNSLVIGAFVSLGVGLATFLGALPVLLPIKFTQRSQGIMLGFGGGVMLAATSFSLIVPGTESAITQGQSPINAALIMVGGVLLGGLFLQLAHRFLPHEHFFKGKENCRGQKLKRIWLFIAAITIHNFPEGLAVGVNFGNNDINNGIPIALGIALQNIPEGLVVALSLVTEKYSPIYAIWISLLTGLVEPIGALVGVAVVSVANHILPWAMAFAAGAMLFVISDEIIPESHRQGLEKEGTIGVMVGFVIMIFLDITLG
- a CDS encoding nucleotidyltransferase family protein: MNNQNRLQMILADTPVSQVLSAMTSSRLETISQVNLPNWWLAGGAVRNTVWRSIFGNNCKLFIKDFDIAFFDEAGNREQELAAENYLTEKCPNYLFDVKNQASFARWRTSERPYTSTEEGIENWLHTATAVGVRLNLQGQWEFFTPYGLDDLFAGIIRPTPTHVHNPDAHNKAANFLSMCPCLRLAD